A DNA window from Daucus carota subsp. sativus chromosome 3, DH1 v3.0, whole genome shotgun sequence contains the following coding sequences:
- the LOC108203970 gene encoding uncharacterized protein LOC108203970, giving the protein MTTNSPPPESSGPQNDDDKIKQMEEMMRKMQATIDSLQQEVTTLRNDKSTGHTRSTNRPRRTLQSVARRLDMDDGEDEAPPEEDAEDDQPPPEDEEEEDVHGRHGDRHDDDRDDRDDRREGDRDEHHDGHERRRSRHKSSRSRDKVPESVKKELKEFREMIQRIPGVPKPLEKATPTSYADSPFTDDIALVETPKRFAVPPMKSYDGSTDPLEHVAQYKQRMFTVSITKDLREACMCKGFGSTLVGPALQWFVNLPNGSIDTFADLVDAFNLQFASSRVFEKTTSDLYRIVQRNREPLRDYLTRFNKEKVTITNCDIPTAIEAFRRGLERDSPLYDELTKYPCQTMEDVQAKAMAQVRLEEDRREDDEKYYRPNRKITTTRTRDYRPYVRTTREEPRISSTQERTDWRKDPNLPPTYDSYGFNLTPAAMMREFTKLGDVVKWPPKSSKPKSNPDSKLWCDFHGDYGHKAYDCVALRKELQVLIKKGYLSEFMTGNRTTHVRRDRTPPRNPPPPPPHQKVINFIAGGSEVSGTTYSQAKRVARETGVRVSKADVLDYSIPTLTFDESDREHVSEPQHDSLVISLPVGNCFIRRILVDNGSAANIMMLSTLEQMGLAETDMIKRTTTLVGFSGERKRTVGEITLPTYAQGLNLLTKYVIIDGDPTYNIILGRPWIHALKSVPSTYHQVIKFPTPWGVQQIFGDQSVARDCYKMSMRPTVQHEAKEAPQVAMTGPEKLAEVDLTGDDKKVLIGEDLTDTLETNLVEFLTTRLDAFAWEHEDITGISPEVITHKLNVDPSFTPVQQKRRKFAAERNKIINDEVNRLLKAGMIKEVDYPEWLANVVIVQKKNGKWRVCVDYTDLNKACPKDPYPLPHIDTMVDSTAGHELLTFLDASSGFNQIQMEPSDAEKTAFITDRGIYCYLAMPFGLRNAGATFQRLVNKMFKEQIGQTMEVYIDDMVVKSVNAENHIRDLTEVFDILRSFNMKLNPSKCNFAVSSGKFLGHMVTRKGIEASPEQIKAIFELTSPSNVKEVQKLTGRVAALNRFISRSSDRCRLFYDVLRKNKGFQWTEKHETALGDLKKYLSTPPLLAKPNEGEDLYVYLSVTDHAVSAVLVKEGDNSQSPVYYVSKSLVDAETRYTLLEKLVLALAVASVKLRHYFESHKIHVVTNFPLRTVLSKPELTGRMAKWSIRLSTYDITYDARTAIKSQALADFVADFSPSQLHQAQEEYRQVMSKEEVQSWSLYTDGASNVNGTGLGLVLKSPQGDTIAYSICCEFKATNNEAEYEALIIGLTTAHDLDIKNIDVFCDSLLIVNHINGTYEAKDSKMATYLEVVRGLQGKFDTFNIQQVSRELNTQADALAGLGAVFKDFNATSVPIVHIMKPAMERMKVVGEDIEVLDIQNGNDEEDTWVKVYKGYLLHGQQPTNAHEARTLRMKVSRFTVVDNVLFKKSASGVLQRCLNKTEASTVLQDVHEGECGNHTAARNLSLKVLRMGYYWPTLRQDAFEFVRKCDACQRHAPVLHQPSEPLHPSIPSWPFMKWGMDIVGKMPPAPGQKVFMLAMTDYFSKWIEAEAFRQVTSKEVISFVKRNILCKFGVPSEIICDNGSQFISDKTEAFCKKYNIALIKSTPRYPQANGQAESSNKIIINNLKRRLTTCKGRWAEELPWVLWSDRTTPKTSTGQTPYSLVYGTEAVLPTEVMMPTARYGLQTPEDNQDALVHDVDTVDELREMAKVRLESYRQRVANSYNKHVRVRSFAVGDMVLRKVFQNTMDSTAGKFADTWEGPYLIDAVVGRGAYQLSTMDGSQVPRSWNAFHLKAYHV; this is encoded by the coding sequence ATGACCACCAACAGCCCACCACCGGAGTCGTCAGGACCGCAAAATGACGACGACAAGATCAAACAGATGGAAGAGATGATGAGGAAAATGCAGGCGACAATCGATTCCCTACAGCAAGAGGTCACGACACTACGTAACGACAAGAGCACAGGACACACCAGGTCGACCAATAGGCCGAGGAGGACCTTGCAGAGTGTGGCGCGCCGTCTGGACATGGATGATGGTGAGGACGAGGCACCACCAGAAGAGGACGCTGAAGATGATCAGCCTCCACCTGAAGACGAGGAGGAGGAGGACGTGCATGGTCGACATGGTGATAGACATGACGACGACAGGGATGACAGGGACGACAGACGGGAAGGCGACCGGGATGAACACCACGACGGCCATGAAAGACGGAGGTCGAGGCATAAGTCGTCAAGGTCACGTGACAAGGTCCCAGAATCGGTCAAGAAGGAGCTCAAAGAGTTCCGAGAGATGATTCAACGAATCCCAGGAGTGCCCAAACCTCTGGAGAAGGCGACCCCCACGAGCTACGCTGATTCACCTTTCACCGACGACATTGCACTCGTCGAGACACCAAAGAGATTTGCAGTTCCCCCTATGAAGTCGTATGACGGGTCGACAGACCCTCTGGAGCATGTCGCCCAGTATAAACAACGTATGTTTACGGTGTCGATCACAAAAGATTTGAGGGAGGCATGTATGTGCAAAGGATTTGGCTCAACGCTCGTGGGTCCGGCACTACAATGGTTCGTTAATCTGCCTAACGGATCGATAGACACCTTCGCAGACCTAGTCGACGCGTTCAATTTACAATTTGCGAGTAGTCGGGTGTTTGAAAAGACAACCAGTGACCTCTACAGAATAGTCCAACGGAACAGGGAGCCGTTGAGGGATTATTTGACGAGGTTCAACAAAGAAAAAGTGACGATCACAAATTGCGACATCCCGACGGCCATAGAGGCCTTTAGACGAGGATTGGAGAGGGATTCACCATTATATGATGAGCTGACGAAGTACCCTTGTCAGACGATGGAGGACGTGCAGGCAAAAGCCATGGCACAGGTCAGATTGGAAGAGGACAGACGGGAGGACGACGAGAAGTACTACCGTCCTAACAGAAAGATCACGACGACCAGGACAAGGGACTACAGGCCGTATGTCAGAACAACTAGGGAGGAGCCCAGGATAAGCTCCACACAAGAAAGGACAGATTGGAGGAAAGATCCAAACTTGCCTCCCACATATGACAGTTATGGGTTCAACCTGACACCGGCAGCTATGATGAGGGAGTTCACCAAACTGGGGGACGTCGTCAAGTGGCCCCCCAAGTCAAGTAAGCCCAAGTCGAACCCTGATTCAAAGTTATGGTGTGATTTTCATGGAGATTACGGACACAAGGCGTACGACTGTGTGGCATTGAGAAAGGAGTTACAGGTCTTAATAAAGAAGGGATATTTGTCTGAGTTCATGACGGGCAACAGGACGACACATGTGAGGAGAGACAGGACGCCACCACGAAACCCGCCGCCTCCACCACCACATCAGAAGGTGATTAACTTTATAGCTGGGGGATCAGAGGTGTCGGGCACGACATATTCTCAGGCAAAGCGCGTGGCAAGAGAAACAGGTGTGAGGGTCTCAAAGGCAGATGTCTTGGACTACAGCATCCCGACACTGACTTTCGACGAATCCGACAGGGAACATGTCTCTGAACCACAACATGACAGTCTCGTCATCTCCTTGCCAGTGGGAAATTGCTTCATAAGACGCATTTTGGTTGACAATGGGAGTGCGGCAAACATCATGATGTTGAGTACGCTAGAGCAGATGGGATTGGCTGAAACCGACATGATCAAGAGGACGACAACACTAGTCGGCTTTAGTGGAGAAAGGAAAAGGACTGTTGGAGAAATCACCTTGCCGACATATGCTCAGGGATTGAACTTGTTGACAAAGTATGTGATCATTGACGGAGACCCTACATATAACATCATTCTGGGAAGACCATGGATTCACGCCTTGAAATCAGTACCGTCTACATATCATCAGGTTATCAAATTTCCGACGCCGTGGGGAGTACAACAGATTTTTGGTGACCAAAGCGTCGCTAGAGATTGCTACAAAATGAGTATGAGGCCGACAGTTCAACATGAAGCCAAGGAGGCACCTCAGGTCGCCATGACGGGTCCCGAGAAATTAGCAGAAGTCGACTTGACAGGTGATGACAAGAAAGTCTTGATTGGTGAGGACTTGACAGATACACTGGAAACAAATCTGGTGGAGTTCTTGACAACTAGGCTAGATGCCTTTGCTTGGGAGCATGAGGATATCACGGGCATTAGTCCTGAAGTAATTACGCACAAGTTGAATGTCGACCCATCTTTTACACCCGTCCAACAAAAGAGAAGGAAGTTCGCCgctgagaggaacaaaattatCAATGATGAAGTAAACCGATTATTGAAAGCCGGGATGATCAAGGAGGTCGACTACCCGGAATGGCTTGCCAATGTCGTCATTGTACAGAAGAAGAACGGCAAATGGAGAGTATGTGTCGACTACACTGATTTGAACAAGGCCTGTCCCAAAGACCCATACCCATTGCCACACATCGACACAATGGTCGACTCGACGGCAGGGCATGAGCTCTTAACGTTTCTCGACGCTTCCAGTGGCTTCAATCAGATACAGATGGAGCCGTCAGATGCGGAGAAGACGGCAttcatcactgacagggggATATATTGTTATTTGGCGATGCCTTTCGGACTACGTAATGCCGGGGCAACATTCCAACGTCTTGTCAACAAGATGTTCAAAGAACAGATCGGACAAACGATGGAGGTATATATTGACGACATGGTGGTGAAGTCGGTCAATGCTGAAAATCATATAAGGGACCTAACGGAGGTGTTCGACATACTGAGGTCATTTAACATGAAGCTGAACCCGTCTAAGTGCAACTTTGCAGTGTCGTCGGGCAAATTTTTGGGCCACATGGTGACAAGGAAAGGGATTGAAGCTAGTCCGGAACAGATAAAGGCCATATTTGAGTTGACGAGTCCTTCAAACGTCAAGGAGGTACAAAAGCTGACAGGACGAGTGGCAGCCTTGAATAGATTCATCTCACGTTCTTCAGACAGGTGTCGATTGTTCTACGATGTATTGAGAAAAAACAAGGGCTTCCAATGGACAGAGAAGCATGAGACAGCACTTGGGGATTTGAAGAAGTACTTGTCGACACCCCCTCTACTGGCGAAGCCAAATGAAGGAGAGGACTTATACGTCTACCTGTCAGTTACAGACCATGCCGTCAGTGCCGTCCTGGTGAAAGAAGGAGACAACTCTCAATCACCTGTTTACTACGTCAGTAAGAGCTTGGTCGACGCTGAAACAAGGTACACCCTCCTTGAAAAATTGGTCCTTGCTTTAGCTGTTGCATCTGTCAAGTTGAGACACTACTTTGAATCCCATAAGATACATGTCGTCACTAACTTTCCTCTGAGAACGGTTCTGAGCAAGCCTGAGCTGACGGGCAGAATGGCTAAGTGGTCCATACGTCTAAGTACATATGACATAACTTATGACGCGAGGACGGCTATCAAATCCCAGGCGTTAGCTGACTTTGTGGCAGACTTCAGTCCAAGCCAATTACATCAAGCGCAAGAGGAGTACAGGCAGGTCATGTCAAAGGAGGAAGTTCAGTCTTGGTCATTGTACACGGATGGGGCGTCGAATGTGAACGGGACTGGTCTGGGGCTTGTACTCAAGTCGCCACAGGGGGATACAATAGCATATTCCATTTGCTGTGAATTTAAAGCTACGAACAATGAGGCCGAATATGAGGCATTGATCATTGGGTTGACGACTGCACATGATCTCGACATAAAGAACATTGACGTCTTCTGTGATTCTTTGCTCATTGTCAATCACATTAATGGTACTTATGAGGCGAAGGACAGCAAGATGGCTACTTACCTCGAAGTGGTCAGGGGTTTACAAGGAAAATTTGATACTTTCAACATACAACAAGTGTCAAGGGAACTAAACACACAAGCAGACGCATTGGCAGGACTTGGTGCTGTCTTTAAAGACTTCAATGCGACGAGTGTACCTATCGTTCACATTATGAAGCCTGCGATGGAGAGGATGAAAGTAGTAGGGGAAGATATAGAGGTTCTCGATATTCAGAATGGAAATGATGAAGAAGACACCTGGGTAAAAGTTTACAAGGGCTACTTACTGCATGGACAACAGCCAACCAATGCCCACGAAGCAAGGACACTACGAATGAAAGTCTCACGCTTTACAGTCGTCGACAACGTCCTGTTCAAGAAGTCGGCGTCGGGAGTTTTGCAGAGGTGTTTAAACAAGACGGAAGCAAGTACTGTATTACAAGACGTCCATGAAGGCGAATGTGGGAACCATACCGCAGCAAGAAACTTGTCCCTGAAGGTGCTACGCATGGGCTACTATTGGCCAACACTACGCCAGGACGCCTTCGAGTTTGTCAGAAAATGTGACGCTTGTCAACGACATGCACCTGTCTTGCACCAGCCGTCAGAACCCTTACATCCGTCGATACCGTCTTGGCCGTTCATGAAATGGGGAATGGATATCGTCGGGAAGATGCCACCGGCACCCGGACAGAAGGTCTTCATGTTGGCAATGACGGATTACTTCTCAAAGTGGATTGAAGCGGAAGCATTTCGACAGGTGACGTCAAAGGAGGTGATCTCGTTCGTCAAGAGAAACATATTGTGTAAGTTTGGAGTTCCATCCGAAATCATTTGTGACAACGGCTCTCAGTTTATAAGTGACAAGACGGAAGCTTTTTGCAAGAAATACAACATTGCTTTGATCAAGTCGACGCCACGTTACCCGCAAGCAAACGGGCAGGCTGAGTCAAGtaacaagattatcatcaataacCTTAAAAGGAGGTTGACGACATGTAAAGGACGATGGGCTGAGGAGCTGCCCTGGGTCCTCTGGTCCGACAGGACGACACCAAAGACCTCGACAGGACAGACCCCTTACAGCCTCGTCTACGGTACGGAAGCTGTCCTGCCTACTGAGGTCATGATGCCGACGGCAAGGTATGGCCTGCAGACGCCAGAAGACAATCAGGACGCACTTGTCCATGACGTCGACACTGTGGACGAACTGAGAGAAATGGCGAAAGTACGATTGGAATCATACCGACAAAGGGTCGCAAATAGTTACAACAAACACGTTCGAGTGAGATCATTTGCCGTTGGAGACATGGTCCTTAGGAAGGTATTTCAAAACACAATGGACTCGACGGCAGGCAAGTTTGCCGACACGTGGGAAGGACCCTACTTGATAGATGCTGTGGTCGGACGAGGAGCATATCAATTGTCTACAATGGACGGGTCGCAAGTACCAAGGAGCTGGAATGCTTTTCATTTGAAGGCATATCACGTGTAA
- the LOC135151216 gene encoding uncharacterized protein LOC135151216 yields the protein MAKRNQRCSVNQAAIIAKNLAHPSHWAVTKLLGSSEHFFSSMSAASLTDAKRLFRADIVAVVPESPVEADWVREGWTCFYYYPFDLGLTFPFSRLVNDLLSSLNIAHGQLMPSTWRMLACLDAVEDKHRLGINVDVLKFAYTTKKYGCRVGLINKMRGEPLILNNESVHDRGWNKDFFFAEIVTLESSDSFLLDHWTDEKELSFELEEGNIEAEKVVSKILELPIAERLWPNCLGRPIKNASFVDVSEFLNKMNKAVIRHGIGSPEKAMPQGAAARTRSKLNPKPLTRPSLSVLSVSSDSGVGPTNGGDCELDSGLLYDKEYKPSVIRPLGMSCKDLFVKRGREDRSNEAESSKSPALFSPCTSQQAKKVKLNHSADTFVSGSSAPAPAIMRGYEVDAHPTHFAPLLRDLLFSQTMDVHSTRRPECIIEESSGYIFHALQTSLAAQTVYERYSRAYEELEREHGGCVARLQATRDALEKERRDFDKFASRVKTLEREMHEGAQRTITQQAMRARVETMLEFRRGELSSKDIGEAIRIYNGAYPGDSFATDGLEGGANVGRSSQDIKLGGSQV from the exons ATGGCCAAAAGAAACCAAAGATGTTCTGTTAACCAAGCTGCGATCATCGCCAAGAACCTCGCTCACCCATCTCACTGGGCCGTCACCAAACTGCTAGGCTCTTCGGAACACTTTTTCAGTAGTATGTCAGCTGCTTCACTCACCGACGCCAAAAGGCTGTTCCGTGCTGATATCGTCGCCGTTGTGCCGGAATCTCCGGTGGAAGCCGACTGGGTGAGAGAAGGTTGGACTTGTTTTTACTATTACCCTTTTGATCTTGGTCTGACTTTTCCGTTCTCTCGCTTGGTTAATGACTTATTGTCCTCACTCAACATTGCCCATGGACAACTGATGCCGTCTACCTGGCGTATGCTGGCTTGCCTTGACGCCGTTGAAGACAAGCACCGGTTGGGAATTAATGTTGACGTCCTCAAGTTCGCCTATACCACCAAGAAATATGGTTGCCGCGTTGGGTTAATCAACAAAATGAGAGGCGAGCCACTCATTTTGAACAACGAATCTGTGCATGATAGGGGTTGGAACAAAGATTTTTTCTTTGCTGAGATCGTGACACTAGAATCAAGTGACAGCTTCCTCTTGGACCACTGGACTGATGAAA AAGAACTAAGTTTCGAGTTAGAGGAGGGCAATATCGAGGCTGAGAAGGTCGTCTCGAAGATCCTTGAGTTGCCCATCGCTGAGAGGTTGTGGCCTAACTGCCTTGGTCGCCCgataaaaaatgcaagctttgTTGATGTTTCTGAATTTTTGAACAAGATGAATAAGGCTGTCATCAGGCACGGCATCGGTAGTCCCGAGAAAGCCATGCCGCAAGGTGCTGCTGCTCGGACCCGTAGTAAACTGAATCCCAAGCCTTTAACAAGGCCTTCTCTGTCTGTTCTTAGTGTCTCATCTGATTCAGGTGTAGGCCCTACAAATGGTGGAGATTGTGAACTGGATTCCGGACTTTTATATGATAAAG AGTACAAGCCATCTGTAATAAGACCCCTTGGTATGTCATGCAAAGACTTGTTTGTCAAACGTGGTCGCGAAGACAGAtcaaatgaagctgagtcatccaAATCTCCAGCTCTGTTCAGCCCCTGCACAAGTCAACAGGCCAAAAAGGTGAAATTGAACCACTCTGCGGATACTTTCGTGTCTGGGTCTTCTGCTCCTGCTCCTGCGATTATGCGCGGTTACGAAGTCGATGCTCACCCGACCCATTTCGCTCCTTTGCTTAGGGATCTATTGTTCTCACAAACCATGGATGTTCATTCAACCAGAAGGCCTGAGTGTATTATTGAGGAGTCTTCTGGCTACATTTTTCAC GCCTTGCAGACTTCTCTCGCGGCCCAAACTGTTTATGAACGTTATTCAAGGGCCTATGAGGAGCTCGAACGTGAACATGGCGGCTGTGTAGCGAGGCTTCAGGCTACCCGCGACGCACTTGAGAAGGAGCGGAGGGATTTTGACAAGTTCGCCTCTCGGGTGAAGACTTTGGAGCGCGAAATGCATGAGGGTGCCCAGCGGACCATCACCCAGCAGGCAATGAGGGCTCGAGTGGAGACCATGCTCGAATTCCGTCGCGGTGAGCTGTCATCGAAGGACATTGGAGAGGCAATCCGCATTTACAATGGAGCTTACCCAGGTGACAGCTTTGCTACAGATGGCTTGGAGGGCGGAGCAAATGTTGGAAGATCTTCCCAGGACATCAAACTGGGTGGTAGCCAAGTTTAA